From a single Theropithecus gelada isolate Dixy chromosome 8, Tgel_1.0, whole genome shotgun sequence genomic region:
- the LOC112630594 gene encoding beta-defensin 103: MRIHYLLFALLFLFLVPAPGHGGIINSLQKYYCRVRGGRCAVLSCLPKEEQIGKCSTRGRKCCRRKK; encoded by the exons ATGAGGATCCATTATCTTCTGTTTGCTTTGCTCTTCTTGTTTTTGGTGCCCGCTCCAG GTCATGGAGGAATCATAAACTCACTGCAGAAATATTATTGCAGAGTCAGAGGTGGCCGGTGTGCTGTGCTCAGCTGCCTGCCAAAGGAGGAACAGATTGGCAAGTGCTCGACACGTGGCCGAAAATGCTGtcgaagaaagaagtaa